Proteins encoded by one window of Roseibium sp. Sym1:
- a CDS encoding sensor histidine kinase: MARLSKWIASRSVFSLLLITTVASTLTLTFVLILALQRVADEHPRRYLARALFHALVTQLNEAGPQPLSVNGVKLIQMSPEEAGSSEFRDLYLMAQEDPDGIAISPHNDYYAAGGIEGDMFIVLPRFGAAISTFALFLVGVVISAIVGVILLIYFLMRRLTRPFIVLSNGISRVEEGDMSYQIPLNETFGEFRTFAIGFNNMVSELQRIHEARRHMLLALPHELLTPLSRLKVRKDLVEDETLRTKINKDISVVEEILASILATERRHSNEDSAELVEILTFADEQIALQVDDRDKIRVENNTGFDVAFFDPFVVSVLLKNFVSNAVRYGDGNPITVRFARDTNDPAALCISVQDQGIGIAEDQLKYLTEPFWRVDESRGRASGGYGLGLYLCRTIAEGLGGRMFIKSSLGEGTTISAIIPNAICKTIEDMANDKIDSCRNLVF, from the coding sequence ATGGCACGGCTGAGTAAATGGATTGCCTCGCGTTCGGTGTTCAGCTTGCTCCTGATTACGACGGTCGCGTCGACGCTCACGTTGACTTTCGTGCTCATTCTCGCCCTTCAACGCGTCGCGGATGAACATCCGCGGCGGTACCTCGCGCGTGCCCTGTTCCACGCCCTGGTGACGCAATTAAACGAAGCCGGACCGCAACCCCTGTCCGTTAACGGTGTCAAACTCATCCAGATGAGCCCGGAAGAAGCGGGATCGTCCGAGTTCCGAGATCTCTATCTCATGGCGCAGGAGGACCCGGATGGCATCGCCATATCGCCTCACAACGACTACTACGCCGCCGGCGGCATCGAAGGGGACATGTTCATCGTCCTGCCGCGTTTCGGTGCCGCCATCTCGACCTTTGCATTGTTTCTGGTTGGCGTTGTCATCAGCGCGATCGTCGGCGTCATCCTGCTGATCTATTTCCTGATGCGCAGGCTCACACGGCCCTTCATCGTGCTGAGCAACGGTATTTCGAGGGTCGAGGAGGGAGACATGAGTTACCAGATCCCTCTGAACGAGACTTTCGGCGAATTCCGCACGTTTGCGATAGGATTCAACAATATGGTGTCAGAGTTGCAGCGGATCCACGAAGCCCGCCGGCACATGCTGCTGGCCTTGCCGCACGAGCTGCTGACACCGCTGTCCCGCCTGAAGGTCCGCAAGGACCTCGTGGAAGACGAGACCCTTCGGACCAAGATCAACAAGGACATTTCGGTGGTGGAGGAAATACTGGCCTCCATTCTGGCAACGGAACGCCGACATTCGAATGAGGATTCGGCCGAACTGGTCGAAATTCTGACATTTGCCGATGAACAGATCGCGCTGCAGGTGGATGATCGCGACAAGATCAGGGTCGAGAACAATACTGGGTTCGACGTCGCGTTTTTCGACCCCTTCGTTGTCAGCGTCCTGTTGAAGAACTTCGTTTCCAACGCGGTCCGTTACGGCGACGGTAATCCGATCACGGTGCGCTTTGCCCGCGACACGAATGACCCGGCGGCCCTTTGCATTTCGGTCCAGGATCAGGGTATCGGCATCGCGGAAGACCAGTTGAAATACCTGACGGAACCTTTTTGGCGAGTTGACGAGTCCAGGGGGAGGGCATCCGGCGGTTACGGCCTCGGCCTTTACCTGTGCCGAACGATCGCCGAGGGCCTTGGCGGACGCATGTTCATCAAGAGCTCATTGGGCGAGGGGACGACCATTTCCGCCATCATACCCAATGCCATTTGCAAAACGATCGAGGACATGGCCAATGACAAAATCGACTCTTGCAGAAACCTCGTTTTTTGA
- a CDS encoding ectoine synthase has translation MIIKSIDSLSNTDRDVAWGNGQSRRLLLESDRMGYSLTDTIVEAGTSSLLEYRNHLEACYCIEGEGEVIDQVTGAVHRITPGTMYALDNHEKHVLKADKTMRLVCVFNPPLQGPERHSLGAESSAY, from the coding sequence ATGATCATTAAATCTATCGATTCGTTGTCGAATACTGATCGTGATGTCGCCTGGGGCAATGGTCAAAGCCGGCGACTGCTGCTTGAATCCGATCGTATGGGGTATTCCCTCACCGATACCATCGTTGAGGCGGGCACGTCTTCGCTGCTTGAATACAGGAACCACCTGGAGGCTTGTTATTGCATCGAGGGCGAGGGCGAGGTCATTGACCAGGTCACCGGGGCGGTTCACCGGATCACTCCCGGGACCATGTATGCGCTGGACAATCACGAAAAGCATGTGCTGAAGGCCGACAAGACCATGCGTCTGGTGTGTGTCTTCAATCCGCCTCTGCAGGGACCTGAAAGACACAGTCTCGGAGCCGAGAGTTCTGCTTACTGA
- a CDS encoding transglutaminase-like domain-containing protein encodes MTKSTLAETSFFDFSAPEISRFVENNVSDTGADKRTRAVELYYAVRDKLFYEIYDADFSQSGMKASAILRKGAGLCIHKSIVYATLLRKIGIPSRLWLTDVRNHLCSERLSRIMGDTVFHYHCLVALQLDGRWIKSTPVFNKRLCQLFRMTPLEFDGYRDSLHHPFDENGHLHMEILRDHGEFDDLPHSMILEGMREKHGELFASSTRFLSGSLKQDAVARTG; translated from the coding sequence ATGACAAAATCGACTCTTGCAGAAACCTCGTTTTTTGATTTTTCCGCGCCCGAGATATCACGGTTTGTCGAAAACAATGTGAGTGATACCGGTGCGGACAAGCGGACACGTGCCGTCGAGCTTTACTATGCCGTCCGGGACAAGCTGTTCTACGAGATCTACGATGCGGATTTCTCTCAATCCGGCATGAAGGCGAGCGCGATTTTGCGGAAGGGAGCCGGCTTGTGCATACACAAGTCCATTGTATATGCCACGCTGCTTCGCAAGATCGGCATTCCTTCGCGGCTTTGGCTGACTGACGTCCGCAACCACCTTTGTTCCGAACGCCTGTCCCGCATCATGGGAGACACCGTTTTTCATTATCACTGCCTGGTGGCCCTGCAGCTCGATGGAAGATGGATCAAGTCGACACCGGTGTTCAACAAGCGCCTGTGCCAGCTCTTCCGGATGACACCTCTGGAATTCGACGGATATCGCGACAGCCTGCATCATCCCTTCGACGAAAACGGGCATCTCCATATGGAAATCCTGCGGGATCACGGTGAATTCGACGACCTGCCCCACAGCATGATCCTGGAAGGCATGCGGGAAAAACACGGCGAGCTGTTTGCCAGTTCCACGAGGTTCCTGTCCGGATCGCTGAAACAGGATGCGGTCGCGCGGACCGGTTGA
- a CDS encoding beta-ketoacyl-[acyl-carrier-protein] synthase family protein → MKSGVAITGLGVVVRDAIGVPAFTRWLMAGGGLPNRPVHFDTEPFRAKKAYATHPDAVRAALAGCLDRYGLPMLPEAELECAANGLLAAAEALESAGVLGGDTSSCGIALATTSGGLMDLFLDSLADDSRLQEQDSGYLDAALPAASASILARTFGLDGPFANFSCACASSSLAISYAFSRVRSGDAPMMLVGGSDRMRAADYAGFNALRAMDKESCRPFDKGRRGMVIGDGAAMLLLEDEAHARKRGVEPIAYLIDVGLSIDAHHITHPSPDGLSQAMSQALQRSGIAPEAIGYINCHGTGTPVNDKAETEALNRIFADSKKRPVISSTKGATGHLLGSAGAIEALITVLALRTGTAPAMKTTATPEETGFPMPGPDRPEKFIGNFAMSNSLGFGGINCSLLFQAQGLDLS, encoded by the coding sequence TTGAAATCCGGCGTCGCCATTACCGGGCTTGGAGTCGTGGTACGTGATGCCATTGGCGTACCGGCATTTACCCGCTGGCTCATGGCCGGCGGCGGACTCCCGAACAGGCCGGTCCATTTCGACACGGAACCCTTCCGGGCCAAGAAGGCCTATGCGACGCATCCGGACGCCGTCCGCGCAGCACTTGCCGGCTGTCTGGACCGGTACGGCCTGCCAATGCTGCCGGAGGCCGAACTGGAATGCGCGGCCAACGGCCTGCTGGCTGCGGCCGAAGCACTGGAAAGCGCCGGTGTGCTCGGAGGAGACACCAGCTCCTGCGGGATCGCGCTGGCGACGACCAGCGGCGGACTGATGGATCTGTTCCTCGACAGTCTTGCGGATGACAGCCGCCTGCAAGAGCAGGACAGCGGTTATCTGGATGCCGCTTTGCCCGCCGCGTCCGCGAGCATCCTGGCACGGACCTTTGGTCTCGACGGCCCATTCGCCAATTTCTCCTGCGCTTGCGCGAGTTCGTCGCTGGCAATCTCCTATGCCTTTTCCCGCGTCAGGAGCGGAGACGCTCCGATGATGCTGGTCGGCGGGTCCGACCGGATGCGGGCGGCAGACTATGCGGGGTTCAATGCCCTCAGGGCAATGGACAAGGAAAGCTGCAGGCCCTTCGACAAGGGGCGGCGTGGCATGGTTATCGGCGACGGCGCAGCGATGCTGCTGCTTGAAGACGAGGCCCACGCCCGAAAGAGGGGCGTCGAGCCGATTGCGTATCTGATCGATGTTGGTCTGAGCATCGATGCGCATCACATCACGCATCCCAGTCCGGACGGACTGTCCCAGGCGATGAGCCAGGCCCTGCAAAGGTCGGGCATCGCGCCCGAAGCCATCGGCTACATCAACTGCCACGGGACCGGTACCCCCGTTAACGACAAGGCCGAGACTGAAGCGCTGAACCGGATTTTCGCAGATTCCAAGAAGCGCCCGGTGATCAGTTCCACCAAGGGGGCAACGGGGCATCTGCTCGGTAGCGCCGGCGCCATCGAGGCGCTGATCACCGTGCTTGCCCTGCGCACCGGAACGGCGCCGGCGATGAAGACCACCGCGACGCCGGAGGAGACAGGGTTTCCGATGCCCGGCCCCGACCGGCCGGAAAAATTCATTGGAAATTTCGCCATGAGCAACTCGCTCGGTTTCGGCGGCATCAACTGCAGCCTTCTCTTCCAGGCACAGGGGCTAGATCTTTCATGA
- a CDS encoding response regulator transcription factor gives MKVLMIDDDVELGDAMKPVLEKYGISLVQAETPQKGLEMLASCGPDVVLLDMMLPEMDGMTVCHEIRSSDFPKRDIPIIALSARAELTDRIVGLESGVDDYIAKPVELRELVARIRAVKRWPAPSGKPELPAAVVIDETRMVASHDRFTVDLTDLEIQILKALSDAKGNVLSRLQILERIRHSEYSDPAIIDTIVYRLRRKFRLAGSPDDLILTVRGRGYRLVYSRV, from the coding sequence TTGAAAGTACTGATGATCGATGACGATGTTGAGCTGGGAGACGCCATGAAGCCGGTACTTGAAAAATACGGAATATCGCTCGTGCAGGCTGAGACACCGCAAAAGGGATTGGAAATGCTCGCCAGTTGTGGTCCCGATGTTGTGCTGCTCGACATGATGCTGCCGGAGATGGACGGAATGACCGTCTGTCATGAAATCCGGTCATCGGACTTTCCGAAGCGGGACATTCCCATCATCGCATTGTCCGCGCGTGCCGAACTGACCGACCGGATCGTCGGCCTGGAAAGCGGCGTGGACGACTACATTGCCAAACCCGTCGAACTCAGGGAGTTGGTCGCCCGCATCCGGGCGGTGAAGCGCTGGCCGGCTCCGTCAGGAAAACCGGAGCTCCCGGCCGCGGTCGTCATCGATGAGACCCGGATGGTGGCAAGTCACGACCGTTTCACGGTCGATCTCACAGATCTGGAGATACAGATCCTGAAAGCGCTGTCAGACGCAAAGGGAAACGTTCTCAGCCGGTTGCAGATTCTGGAGCGTATCCGCCATTCCGAATACAGCGATCCGGCGATCATAGATACGATCGTCTACAGGCTGCGCCGGAAGTTCCGGCTGGCAGGGTCCCCGGATGATCTCATCCTCACGGTGCGCGGCCGCGGTTATCGCCTCGTTTACAGCAGGGTCTAG
- a CDS encoding acyl-CoA dehydrogenase family protein, producing the protein MTVLLTKTANTPHRTDLVADLCAGLERWAETLNRDWIDDDQDGRFDPDRWQALCDAGLTALTVPEDFGGLELSATELAEVLLCFGRLCPDSGLGFTLASHFCSTCIPIAKFAGPELQERLLPGLAAGSLIGAHAITEPDSGSDAFAMKTTAAREGDKYLLKGEKCFISNAPIADFCVVYARTDPQKGALGGFSALLVNCAADEVTIGKPRRKLGLRTAPMADMHFDEVRIGESDRIGREGQGYSILDYVMKWEIICIFALQIGEMQTQLQRCIEHAKSRQQFGSSIGSYQAVSHRIANMHLRVETSRNWLQRAVEAIGGGGRASLDIAAAKLAISEANVANSLDAITLFGGAGYMAETGIEAGLRNAVGGLIYSGTSDIQRNRIAAMLGL; encoded by the coding sequence ATGACCGTTTTGCTGACCAAAACCGCAAACACGCCCCACAGAACGGACCTGGTCGCGGATCTTTGCGCGGGACTGGAGCGTTGGGCGGAGACGTTGAACCGCGACTGGATCGACGACGACCAGGACGGACGGTTCGATCCGGACCGGTGGCAGGCGTTGTGCGATGCCGGACTGACCGCGCTGACAGTGCCGGAGGACTTTGGCGGCCTGGAGTTGAGCGCCACCGAACTTGCCGAAGTGCTGCTTTGCTTCGGCCGGCTCTGCCCGGACAGTGGTCTCGGGTTCACTCTGGCCAGCCATTTCTGCAGCACCTGTATCCCGATCGCGAAATTCGCCGGCCCGGAGCTTCAGGAAAGGCTTTTGCCGGGGCTTGCCGCGGGCAGCTTGATCGGTGCGCATGCCATCACGGAGCCTGATAGCGGGTCCGATGCCTTCGCCATGAAGACGACGGCAGCCCGGGAAGGGGACAAGTATCTTCTGAAAGGCGAGAAGTGCTTTATCTCCAACGCCCCGATTGCGGATTTCTGCGTTGTTTACGCAAGAACCGATCCGCAAAAGGGCGCCCTGGGAGGGTTCAGCGCACTTCTGGTGAATTGTGCCGCGGACGAGGTCACGATTGGCAAGCCGCGCCGCAAGCTCGGACTCAGAACGGCCCCCATGGCGGACATGCACTTTGACGAGGTCCGGATCGGCGAATCGGACCGTATCGGACGCGAGGGGCAGGGTTACTCGATCCTCGACTACGTCATGAAGTGGGAAATCATCTGCATCTTCGCATTGCAGATCGGAGAGATGCAGACCCAACTGCAGCGGTGCATCGAACATGCGAAATCCCGGCAGCAGTTCGGGAGTTCAATCGGCAGCTATCAGGCGGTCTCGCACCGTATCGCGAATATGCACCTTCGGGTGGAAACCTCGCGCAACTGGCTGCAGCGCGCGGTCGAGGCCATCGGTGGCGGTGGTCGGGCCTCGCTCGATATTGCCGCGGCCAAACTGGCGATTTCCGAAGCAAATGTCGCCAACTCGCTGGATGCGATCACGCTGTTCGGCGGCGCCGGATACATGGCCGAAACGGGCATCGAGGCAGGTCTGCGCAATGCGGTGGGCGGTCTCATCTATTCAGGGACGTCGGATATCCAGCGCAATCGCATCGCCGCGATGCTGGGGCTTTAG
- a CDS encoding outer membrane lipoprotein-sorting protein, whose product MTFNRREFNRLLLTAAASAGATGLTVPALAAPDAKTILGQSDAIRNPQTSFVVDVHLLNYENGKLDGQTKVTTHSRKQGGQFQTLVYITAPSIDRGKILLRNGNILWLYDPKSRASVRISPRQRLLGNASNGDVVSSNLVGDYNPVLEGTETIADGDRQNRNCYRLKLSSASSSTPYSAVTFWVDAATSRPIKGKYYTKSGSLIKVAWYRSWKSQMGEVRPTEVVIADAFDPKKVTLMRMNAFRPRNLPQSWFRKEWLPRFELQGSS is encoded by the coding sequence ATGACCTTCAATCGCCGCGAATTCAATCGGCTGCTCCTGACGGCAGCGGCTTCAGCCGGGGCCACGGGACTGACCGTTCCGGCCCTCGCGGCCCCGGATGCCAAGACCATCCTTGGACAGTCGGATGCGATCCGGAATCCGCAGACCTCCTTCGTCGTCGACGTCCATCTGCTGAATTACGAAAACGGCAAGCTGGACGGGCAGACCAAGGTCACCACGCATTCCCGAAAGCAGGGCGGTCAATTCCAGACACTGGTCTACATCACCGCGCCGAGCATCGATCGCGGCAAGATCCTGCTGCGCAATGGCAACATCCTGTGGCTATACGATCCCAAGTCACGGGCATCCGTGCGGATTTCGCCGCGCCAGCGGCTGCTTGGCAATGCCTCCAATGGTGACGTTGTCAGCTCCAACTTGGTCGGCGACTACAATCCGGTGCTGGAGGGTACCGAGACAATCGCCGACGGCGACCGGCAGAACCGCAACTGCTATCGGCTGAAGCTGTCCTCCGCCAGCAGTTCGACGCCCTACAGCGCCGTCACTTTCTGGGTGGATGCGGCGACCTCCAGGCCCATAAAGGGCAAATACTACACGAAAAGCGGCTCTCTCATCAAAGTCGCCTGGTACCGTTCCTGGAAATCGCAGATGGGCGAGGTTCGTCCGACCGAAGTCGTGATTGCAGACGCGTTCGATCCGAAAAAGGTGACGCTGATGCGGATGAACGCCTTCAGGCCGCGCAACCTGCCCCAGTCCTGGTTCCGCAAGGAGTGGCTGCCGCGATTTGAACTGCAGGGCAGTTCCTGA
- a CDS encoding acyl carrier protein: protein MTSLTVIREFITTEFAPDIKPADLPDDLDLIESGIIDSLGVLKLVAFLEDEMGLAIAPEELDVDLYKSLSSIGSLLSAKVQTAPA, encoded by the coding sequence ATGACCAGCCTGACCGTAATCCGCGAGTTCATCACCACAGAATTTGCTCCCGACATCAAACCTGCAGACCTGCCGGACGACCTCGATCTCATCGAAAGCGGCATTATTGACAGTCTCGGCGTGCTGAAACTGGTTGCGTTTCTCGAGGACGAGATGGGCTTGGCGATTGCGCCGGAAGAACTGGACGTGGATCTCTACAAGTCCCTGAGTTCCATCGGTTCGCTGCTGTCGGCAAAAGTCCAGACAGCGCCTGCCTGA
- a CDS encoding ABC transporter permease — MIWTIAFRNLVKNARRSIMTALAIGVGGLAALLFGGFVTSIWFGVQTSMIQQQGHLQIYRNGYLEYGAANPEDYTIGDWPEIADLLLADVVIRDSVEVITPRIDLAGVAGNAVTGNSKTFIGQGVYPSKIDRMRQWDGWQIGQATPATGLNDTENGTVVVGLGMARMLGFCDRLQVENCRDRPEAPAQAASTPAGTDIDALVSGDRELADLSSSGSARPPLNLMAATTEGAPNIVRVGIDSAQAQAIRAVDNAFVLMHFEQAQTLLYGERPEATALMLQVKAPELVDAVKARVAMLLQDAGTDLTVYHFTEVDPTFNRIFGMFSFIFFVISLVLSIVIVFTIVNTVSMTVVERVKEIGTIRAIGFRKSFVKKLFLAESALTGLFGAAVALILAVAVSSFVNSAGLQWTPPSNATPLTVQLMVLKNPVFAASVFLALIVLAVLAAVLPTFRAARMNIVESLHQS, encoded by the coding sequence ATGATCTGGACCATCGCATTTCGGAATCTCGTCAAGAATGCACGCCGGTCAATCATGACCGCGCTGGCCATCGGGGTCGGCGGCCTTGCGGCGTTGCTGTTCGGCGGCTTTGTCACCTCCATCTGGTTCGGGGTTCAGACCTCGATGATCCAGCAACAGGGGCATTTGCAGATCTATCGGAACGGCTACCTGGAATACGGCGCGGCCAATCCTGAAGACTACACGATCGGCGACTGGCCGGAGATTGCCGATCTTCTGCTGGCGGACGTCGTGATCCGCGACAGCGTCGAAGTGATCACGCCGCGGATCGACCTCGCGGGCGTCGCCGGCAACGCGGTTACCGGAAACTCCAAGACCTTCATCGGCCAGGGTGTCTATCCGTCGAAGATCGACAGGATGCGGCAATGGGACGGCTGGCAGATCGGCCAGGCAACCCCGGCCACGGGCCTGAACGACACCGAGAACGGGACCGTTGTCGTCGGCCTCGGCATGGCCCGCATGCTGGGGTTCTGCGACCGGTTGCAGGTCGAAAATTGCCGGGATCGTCCTGAGGCGCCGGCACAGGCCGCGAGCACGCCTGCCGGCACGGATATCGATGCGCTCGTCTCCGGCGACCGGGAACTGGCCGACCTGTCATCCTCCGGCTCGGCGCGGCCGCCGCTCAACCTTATGGCCGCCACGACGGAAGGCGCTCCGAATATTGTCCGCGTCGGCATCGATTCCGCACAGGCGCAGGCCATCCGCGCCGTCGACAACGCCTTCGTGCTCATGCATTTCGAGCAGGCGCAGACGCTGCTTTACGGGGAACGCCCCGAGGCGACCGCGCTCATGCTGCAGGTGAAGGCGCCGGAACTGGTCGATGCGGTCAAGGCCCGTGTCGCGATGCTCCTGCAGGACGCCGGGACGGATCTGACAGTCTATCATTTCACCGAGGTGGATCCGACCTTCAACCGTATCTTCGGCATGTTCTCCTTCATTTTCTTCGTGATCTCCCTGGTCCTGTCGATCGTGATCGTCTTCACCATCGTGAACACGGTTTCCATGACCGTGGTGGAACGCGTGAAGGAAATCGGCACCATTCGCGCCATCGGATTCCGAAAGAGCTTCGTCAAAAAGCTGTTTCTCGCCGAAAGCGCCCTGACCGGCCTGTTCGGCGCGGCTGTCGCGCTGATTCTCGCGGTGGCGGTTTCCAGCTTTGTCAATTCCGCGGGGCTGCAATGGACGCCGCCAAGCAACGCGACGCCGCTCACCGTCCAGTTGATGGTTCTGAAAAATCCCGTGTTTGCCGCTTCGGTCTTCCTTGCACTGATCGTGCTTGCCGTCCTCGCGGCGGTCCTGCCGACCTTCCGCGCAGCCCGCATGAACATTGTCGAAAGCCTGCACCAGTCCTGA
- a CDS encoding AMP-binding protein, whose amino-acid sequence MFQAATANAPMTPQTLAARLMDRLEAWAPGRVEGAADAVPFSRIRDEALAVSAMIAGTAPGPVAICTQKQPAAVSAILGVLHAGRAYSPLDPTHPARRWTDILERLQPAAILVDMAARDKIDTWAARADVPLLPLVPANLSTGSGCGQVAGECAAVLHTSGSTGVPKQVRIGANAISVFCDWVRSEFSLTPADVLLSHAPLAFDLSFLDIFAGLAAGASVVLADAAAARSGARLCRLIAETRVTFLHATPSALGLIADAAGGRTFPLVRCVLFAGEPMPASRLSLLAQVFPNARLTNIYGCTETNDTFFYDVPAAGSPDPLPLGRPLPYTDHVVMADNGHPVPAGEEGELWVRCPTMMIGYSDPDLTARATGTFEGRTFYRTGDRVRTGEDGLVYILGRIDSVRKVNGYRIDLAEIEACLSRHPGVRENAVFVGPNGQLAAVLSGNELQVNSVALRLHAMQALPAYAIPKSFCLTPDPLPKNSNGKICRKTIAASYFEAAVQTA is encoded by the coding sequence ATGTTTCAAGCGGCCACAGCAAATGCGCCCATGACGCCGCAGACCCTGGCCGCACGGCTGATGGACCGTCTCGAGGCCTGGGCACCCGGACGGGTCGAAGGCGCGGCGGACGCTGTGCCCTTTTCCAGGATTCGAGACGAGGCTCTTGCCGTGAGCGCCATGATTGCGGGCACCGCCCCGGGGCCGGTTGCCATTTGCACCCAGAAACAGCCTGCGGCAGTCTCGGCGATACTCGGTGTTCTGCATGCCGGCAGGGCCTACTCCCCCCTTGACCCGACGCATCCCGCGCGTCGCTGGACAGACATTCTCGAAAGACTTCAACCGGCCGCGATCCTTGTCGACATGGCTGCGCGCGACAAGATCGACACCTGGGCCGCGCGCGCGGACGTTCCGCTCCTGCCACTTGTGCCCGCAAACCTTTCCACCGGTTCGGGGTGCGGCCAGGTTGCGGGCGAATGTGCGGCCGTTCTGCACACGTCCGGTTCGACCGGTGTGCCAAAGCAGGTGCGTATCGGCGCGAACGCGATTTCGGTGTTCTGCGACTGGGTCCGTTCCGAATTCAGCCTGACACCTGCGGACGTGTTGCTCAGCCATGCGCCATTGGCCTTCGACCTGTCCTTTCTGGATATCTTTGCCGGCCTGGCGGCGGGAGCGTCCGTGGTTCTGGCAGACGCGGCCGCGGCCCGCAGCGGAGCACGGCTGTGCCGGCTGATCGCCGAAACCCGGGTGACCTTCCTGCATGCGACACCGTCTGCGCTGGGATTGATCGCGGACGCAGCGGGCGGGCGGACGTTTCCACTGGTGCGCTGTGTTCTGTTCGCGGGCGAACCAATGCCGGCATCCCGTCTCAGCTTGCTTGCCCAGGTGTTTCCCAACGCACGGCTGACAAACATCTACGGCTGCACGGAGACGAACGACACTTTCTTCTACGATGTTCCCGCGGCGGGAAGTCCCGATCCGCTGCCGCTCGGCCGGCCGCTGCCCTACACGGACCACGTTGTCATGGCGGACAACGGACATCCGGTTCCCGCGGGAGAGGAGGGGGAGCTATGGGTGCGCTGCCCGACCATGATGATCGGATATTCGGACCCGGACCTGACGGCCCGCGCGACCGGCACCTTCGAGGGGCGGACCTTTTACCGGACCGGTGACCGGGTTCGAACCGGGGAAGACGGTCTTGTCTATATTCTGGGACGCATCGACAGCGTGCGAAAGGTCAACGGCTACCGTATCGACCTTGCCGAAATCGAGGCGTGCCTGTCGCGACATCCGGGCGTGCGCGAAAATGCCGTGTTCGTCGGTCCCAACGGTCAGCTTGCCGCGGTGCTCTCCGGTAACGAGTTGCAGGTGAACAGCGTGGCTCTGCGCCTGCATGCCATGCAGGCGCTGCCCGCCTATGCGATCCCGAAATCCTTTTGCCTCACGCCGGATCCGCTTCCCAAGAATTCCAACGGCAAGATCTGCCGGAAGACTATCGCTGCCTCCTATTTCGAGGCTGCGGTCCAGACCGCCTAA
- a CDS encoding beta-ketoacyl synthase N-terminal-like domain-containing protein, whose protein sequence is MKASIVISAIAMDLADEKSLPPGLQAPDESLGDFSLIRLDRGAFEAHRKRERQRHTPVSFRMSQLVTKLLSNAALSKEAAAGAATGLVSGSRYGCSIVFDMHRRLARYGPKGIDAIRFAQATHNYPVSCCAIEFGFKGPCTAMVSSRAAGMEAFQCACDWLLDRRCDRVVVTAFEDFGSPVDDHIRRTATQSGPVFEAMVCLMLERKELAEARGLTALADLTGTAILNRVSGNCGSVGKRLFGRDLPEFGFAVSRSPADFRDRCNPASSLDAGECIGASGLVELAQLLGGGSLLQDKTTPRHWMVGACDPLTGGIAAGIRLH, encoded by the coding sequence ATGAAAGCTTCCATAGTGATTTCAGCAATTGCAATGGATCTTGCAGACGAGAAGAGCCTCCCGCCCGGACTGCAGGCGCCGGACGAGTCCCTTGGCGATTTTTCTTTGATCCGGCTGGATCGCGGTGCCTTCGAGGCACACAGGAAAAGGGAGCGGCAGCGGCATACGCCGGTGTCGTTCCGAATGTCACAGCTTGTGACTAAGCTGTTGTCAAACGCGGCCCTGTCGAAGGAGGCGGCGGCGGGGGCCGCAACGGGCCTGGTGTCCGGGTCCCGGTACGGCTGTTCAATCGTGTTCGACATGCACCGGCGCCTGGCCAGGTACGGTCCAAAGGGAATTGACGCCATCCGGTTTGCGCAGGCAACGCATAATTACCCGGTCTCGTGCTGCGCGATCGAGTTCGGGTTCAAGGGACCATGCACGGCAATGGTCAGTTCCCGGGCCGCAGGCATGGAAGCCTTTCAATGCGCATGCGACTGGTTGCTGGATCGGCGCTGCGACCGTGTGGTCGTGACCGCGTTCGAGGATTTCGGTTCGCCGGTCGACGATCATATCCGCAGGACAGCCACGCAGTCCGGCCCCGTGTTCGAAGCCATGGTCTGCCTAATGCTGGAGCGAAAGGAGCTGGCGGAGGCCCGCGGCCTGACCGCGCTGGCCGACCTCACGGGGACTGCCATCCTCAACCGCGTGTCCGGAAATTGCGGCTCGGTCGGTAAGCGCCTCTTCGGTCGCGATTTGCCGGAGTTCGGATTTGCAGTCAGCCGCAGCCCGGCGGATTTTCGTGACCGGTGCAATCCGGCTTCCAGCCTGGACGCGGGAGAATGTATCGGCGCAAGCGGCCTGGTGGAGCTTGCCCAGCTGCTGGGGGGCGGAAGCCTGCTGCAAGACAAGACAACGCCCCGGCACTGGATGGTCGGGGCCTGCGATCCGCTTACCGGTGGTATCGCCGCCGGTATCAGGCTGCACTAG